From the Manihot esculenta cultivar AM560-2 chromosome 3, M.esculenta_v8, whole genome shotgun sequence genome, one window contains:
- the LOC110611519 gene encoding uncharacterized protein LOC110611519: MAVPAYANIRWDGNIINNSDGYDYDGGFSKIVPIGKQINFSQMVGKIARAIGLSKNNEYIETISFRKPTIVDGSLKFECMDIWGEDDMCSMFNYLYQIGGLPGIEIYVKVLRCADATNEDVDIGPSGTAVESNAEQCEEQNVVDDYELSDSLAGPSSNLSHTVQDENEDDDDDDDDSWMSTEDDDDDDDGQEGNVSESEYYNTQFSNPILPVVHPPPYAEIDFDLLRVDPYDKAEGRSFWDPSKEFSVGMIFSSRDAVAATAKEYHLRHHHQFCYHETREKTYSIKCKDKDSGCPWRLRASKTEGSDIWKITRYSGPHTCTNPQLTKNHSQLDENFICSFIFALIEQQPDIKIAALQAEVRDKFGYEPSYQKTWKAK, translated from the coding sequence atGGCAGTTCCTGCATATGCGAATATTCGTTGGGatggaaatattataaataattctgATGGATACGATTATGATGGAGGTTTTTCAAAAATTGTTCCAATAGGTAAACAGATAAATTTTAGTCAAATGGTCGGGAAAATTGCTCGTGCAATTGGATTATCGAAGAATAATGAATATATAGAGACGATTAGTTTTAGAAAGCCTACAATTGTGGATGGATCTTTAAAATTTGAATGCATGGATATATGGGGGGAAGATGATATGTGTAGTATGTTTAATTACTTATATCAGATTGGTGGTCTGCCTGGTATAGAAATATATGTTAAGGTACTTCGTTGTGCTGATGCGACGAATGAGGATGTTGATATAGGTCCATCTGGAACTGCTGTAGAATCAAATGCGGAACAATGTGAAGAGCAAAATGTAGTTGATGATTATGAGTTATCTGATAGTCTTGCAGGGCCGTCAAGTAATTTATCTCATACAGTTCAGGATGAGAACGAGGATGATGATGACGATGACGATGATTCATGGATGTCTactgaggatgatgatgatgatgatgatggtcAGGAGGGTAATGTGAGTGAATCTGAATATTACAACACACAATTTAGTAATCCTATTTTGCCTGTTGTTCATCCTCCCCCATACGCAGAAATAGACTTCGATTTGCTGAGGGTTGATCCTTATGACAAGGCAGAAGGTCGTTCCTTTTGGGATCCTTCCAAAGAATTTTCAGTTGGGATGATTTTTTCTTCGAGAGATGCAGTGGCTGCAACTGCAAAAGAATATCATCTAAGACATCATCATCAATTTTGTTATCATGAAACAAGAGAGAAAACTTATTCTATCAAGTGTAAAGACAAAGACAGTGGGTGTCCATGGAGGCTTCGAGCATCAAAGACAGAAGGTTCAGATATATGGAAAATTACGAGATACAGTGGACCACACACATGTACAAATCCTCAGTTGACAAAAAATCACAGCCAATTAGATGAAAATTTCATTTGTTCGTTCATATTTGCATTAATTGAACAGCAGCCCGATATAAAAATTGCTGCACTACAAGCGGAAGTGCGGGATAAATTTGGGTACGAGCCGTCTTATCAGAAGACATGGAAAGCTAAGTAG
- the LOC110607921 gene encoding uncharacterized protein LOC110607921 yields MTALHHFNPETVYMIEDNPHWINERLNPMCRVFDRMFWAFKQSIEGFKYCRPVVSIDGTFLYGKYTRCILCATALDGNNQLFPLAFAIVDKEDGDNWSWFLDCLRIFVTNREDLCVISDRHAGILKAMQKDWWQPPAGHHRYCIRHVLSNYNKTFKNAVIKEALRKAANENQKRKFYEAMNNIREVHPESYDWAMKINLEKWTRSHDGGQRYGVMTTNMAESLNGMMKGFRALPITAMVEKIFFQCVHYFDTRRTTFLDQQMKGYIFSQFCSETLRANAIKANGHRVRRFNSQTMVCEIITANGRQKQVVKLMDQTCTCGKFQEIRIPCSHAIAACMSHSIDYEQFVSDYYKLDRTIQCYAYTFHPLGHPDYWPAADGLPLVPDICRTRKKGRPRSSRIRNEMDWRSSQIKETSRVHCSVCGRVGHNKKTCMGGESSR; encoded by the exons ATGACTGCTCTTCATCATTTTAATCCAGAAACAGTATACATGATTGAAGATAATCCACATTGGATAAATGAGAGGTTGAATCCGATGTGTCGTGTGTTTGATCGTATGTTTTGGGCTTTCAAGCAATCGATTGAGGGGTTTAAATATTGCCGACCTGTTGTCTCAATCGatgggactttcctatatggaAAATACACCAGGTGTATATTGTGTGCAACCGCACTCGATGGAAATAATCAACTATTTCCATTAGCATTTGCCATTGTTGATAAGGAAGACGGTGATAATTGGTCGTGGTTTTTGGATTGTTTGAGGATCTTTGTGACCAATCGAGAAGATTTGTGTGTAATTTCAGATCGTCATGCTGGAATTCTTAAGGCAATGCAGAAAGATTGGTGGCAACCTCCAGCTGGTCATCACCGTTACTGCATAAGACATGTTCTGAGTAATTACAATAAAACATTCAAGAATGCAGTAATAAAGGAAGCGTTGCGCAAGGCAG CAAATGAAAAccagaaaagaaagttttacgAGGCAATGAATAATATTCGGGAGGTGCACCCTGAATCATATGATTGGGCAATGAAGATTAATTTAGAGAAATGGACGAGATCACACGATGGTGGACAAAGGTATGGCGTAATGACAACAAACATGGCTGAATCTCTGAATGGCATGATGAAAGGATTTAGGGCGTTGCCTATAACGGCAAtggttgaaaaaatatttttccagtGTGTTCATTACTTTGATACGCGGAGGACAACTTTTTTGGATCAACAAATGAAGGGCTATATTTTCAGTCAATTTTGCAGTGAAACTCTGCGTGCTAATGCAATAAAGGCGAATGGACACAGGGTTAGACGATTTAACAGTCAGACCATGGTTTGCGAAATAATTACTGCAAATGGTCGGCAAAAGCAAGTGGTCAAACTCATGGATCAAACATGCACATGTGGCAAATTTCAGGAGATAAGAATACCTTGTTCTCATGCTATTGCTGCATGCATGTCACATTCAATTGACTACGAACAATTTGTATCTGACTACTATAAATTGGATCGTACAATCCAGTGTTATGCGTACACGTTTCATCCTCTTGGACATCCTGACTATTGGCCTGCAGCAGATGGACTTCCTCTCGTGCCTGACATTTGTAGAACAAGAAAGAAAGGACGACCGAGATCTTCTAGAATACGTAATGAAATGGACTGGAGGTCTAGCCAAATAAAAGAAACGTCCAGAGTTCATTGTTCCGTATGTGGAAGGGTGGGCCACAATAAAAAAACTTGTATGGGTGGGGAATCTAGTAGATAA
- the LOC110610708 gene encoding phospholipase A2-alpha — MANINHSLKLVAYHHHRHHLLVSCSIILALCFFSSVPVHALNIGVQKIDATVSVSKECSRKCESEFCSVPPFLRYGKYCGLLYSGCPGEKPCDGLDACCMKHDACVQAKNNDYLSQECSQNFINCMTNFRNSGGHSFKGNKCQVDEVIDVISVVMEAALLAGRYLHKP; from the exons ATGGCAAATATCAACCATTCATTGAAGTTAGTAGcttatcatcatcatcgtcatcatctTCTTGTTTCGTGTTCCATTATTCTTGCCCTTTGCTTCTTCTCTTCTGTTCCAGTCCATGCCCTTAACATTGGTGTTCAAAAAATAGACGCAACAGTCTCTGTG AGTAAAGAATGCAGCAGGAAATGTGAATCTGAGTTCTGTTCAG TGCCTCCATTTCTGAGATATGGCAAGTATTGTGGGCTGCTATACAGTGGATGTCCAGGGGAGAAACCATGTGACGGCCTTGACGCTTGCTGCATGAAGCATGATGCCTGTGTTCAAGCTAAGAACA ATGACTATCTAAGCCAAGAATGCAGCCAAAACTTCATCAACTGCATGACAAATTTCAGGAACTCAGGAGGGCATAGCTTCAAAGGAAACAAATGCCAAGTTGATGAGGTTATTGATGTCATTTCTGTAGTCATGGAAGCTGCTTTGCTTGCTGGAAGATACCTTCACAAACCATGA